In Takifugu flavidus isolate HTHZ2018 chromosome 5, ASM371156v2, whole genome shotgun sequence, the following proteins share a genomic window:
- the LOC130525251 gene encoding citron Rho-interacting kinase isoform X4 — protein MSQVEQEISLVQRKMSDLESVLQQKDIELKASETQRTILEQDLATYITECSSLKRSLEQARMEVSQEDDKALQLLHDIREQSNKLQEIKEQEYHAQLEEMRVSIRQLEEDLSAARRRSDLYEAELKESRQTGEELKRKAADYQHRIQKAKEQGKSEAEDMMSKFEQTNAEQQTKIQDLQEKLSKSLKGSAEATDLLQSMKVAKERLERDLERLQNKEDSSDSLRRRLRETEDGRKTLENQVKRLEIVERREIKLKDEIQSKTQQIQQMADKILGLEENLRETQATAQRLETHLKQKEKLYEDKIKVLEAQMKADMADKEMLESSQSKYEEEVREKCSIISEQKATINAMDSKMNSLEQRISELSEANKLAANSSIYTQKNMKAQEEMISELRQQKFYLESQAGKLEAQNAKLEEHLEKMSQQEQSNKSRVLELETRLREIGLEHEEQKLEIKRQVTEVTLSLQERESQISNLQAARHALESQLQRAKTELEETTAEAEEEITVLRAHRDEIQRKYDALRDSCAVITDLEEQLTALTQENAELNRQNFYLSKQLDEASDEREDRLQLGQDVDRLRREVADREMHLNNQKQNLETLKTTCTMLEEQVLELETLNDELLEKERQWEAWRVTLEDEKSQAERRTREVQRLLDTEKQSRLRAEQRSSESRQAVEQAVKEHKTEILALQQALKDQKLKAESLADTLNDLEKKHAMLEMNARSLQQKLESERDLKQRLLEEQEKLQQQMDAQKTHIFRLTQGLQDALDQTDLLKTERTDLEYQLENIQLHLQAVYSHEKVKMEGTITQQTKLIDFLQSQAHGGSKKKKGLFGRRREDLLAAMAAQAQGQGQGQGQGQSPGQVSPVPPIQPVPLQYSDMKAALDKERARCSELEDALQKMRAELRSLREEALQYKDASNPTNSATARQQMIMSSIKSPEHQQGPTSLAPSNSGRRKEAATPEERRRVTFEKYSRRLKDSQRDRERDRGVHQNTAHRFTVGLNMRAAKCTVCLDTVHFGRQAATCLECHALCHPKCSPCLPSTCGMSSDCSLHLSEGVCRDKISSPGQQLKEASGHMHLEGWMKQPRNGKRGQGWERKYVILDGTKVSIYDIEPREDSVKPLEEFELCLSDGEVIVHGAVGASELPNTSKSEVPYVLKLESRCHTPCWPGQSLYFLAPSFPDKQRWVAVMESVVAAGRASREKAEADAKLLGNSLLKLEGDDRLDINCTLPLTDQIVLVGSEEGLYALNVIKNSLTHVPGLGSVFQIHIIKEQEKLLMIVGDERALCLVEIKRVKQTLAQSHLPSQSELAPYIFETVKGCHLFAAGRIDNGPCICAAMPNKITILRYNDNLNKYCIRKEIETLEPCSCIHLTSYSVIIGTNKFYEIEMKQFVLEEFLDKNDLSLASAVFAASIHSFPIAIMQVASVMQKEEFLLCFHEFGVFVDAYGRRSRTEDIKWSRLPLSFAYREPYLFITYFNSLDVIEVQGHVSLGVTVLAHLDIPNPRYLGPAISSGAIYLASSYQNKLRVICCKGSLIRESGELQRTGSSRGSPTKRGPPTYTEHISKRLTSGPGSHDSGLHREPSTPHRYREGRTEFRRDKSPARPLDREKSPGRMIDSRRERSPGRFGDSTRLHTGSVRTQLAPVNKVWDQSSV, from the exons ATGTCACAG GTCGAGCAGGAAATCTCTCTTGTCCAGAGGAAGATGTCTGACCTCGAGTCAGTGTTGCAACAGAAGGACATTGAGCTGAAGGCCTCCGAGACCCAGCGGACCATCCTGGAACAAGACCTGGCCACCTACATCACAGAATGTAGT AGTCTGAAGCGCAGCTTGGAGCAGGCCCGGATGGAGGTTTCACAGGAAGATGATAAAGCGCTGCAACTGCTGCACGACATCCGGGAGCAGagcaacaagctgcaggagatcAAAGAGCAG GAGTACCatgcacagctggaggagatgcgGGTGTCcatcaggcagctggaggaggacctgtCTGCTGCTCGCCGCCGTAGCGACCTGTACGAGGCTGAGCTGAAGGAGTCTCGACAGACTGGCGAGGAGCTGAAGAGGAAGGCTGCAGATTACCAGCACAGGATACAGAAG GCCAAAGAACAAGGAAAATCAGAAGCAGAAGACATGATGTCCAAGTTCGAGCAG ACTAATGCTGAGCAGCAGACAAAGATCCAGGATCTCCAAGAAAAGCTTAGCAAG TCACTAAAGGGAAGCGCAGAGGCGACAGACCTCCTTCAGAGTATGAAGGTGGCTAAAGAGCGTCTGGAGCGAGATCTGGAGCGGCTACAGAACAAGGAGGACTCCAGCGACAGTCTGCGCAGGCGCCTCCGGGAGACTGAG GATGGCAGGAAGACTCTGGAGAACCAGGTGAAAAGGTTGGAGATTGTAGAGCGCCGGGAGATTAAACTGAAAGACGAGATCCAGAGCAAGacccagcagatccagcagatggCCGATAAGATCCTG GGGCTGGAAGAAAATCTGCGAGAGACCCAAGCTACAGCGCAGCGCTTGGAGACTCACCTGAAGCAGAAGGAGAAGCTCTACGAAGACAAGATAAAG GTGCTGGAGGCCCAGATGAAGGCGGATATGGCCGATAAAGAGATGCTGGAGTCCAGTCAGAGCAAATATGAGGAGGAGGTGCGGGAGAAGTGCAGCATCATCAGCGAGCAGAAGGCG ACCATAAATGCTATGGACTCAAAGATGAACAGTCTAGAACAGAGAATTTCTGAGCTGTCAGAGGCCAACAAGCTTgcagccaacagcagcatctACACCCAGAAGAACAT GAAAGCCCAAGAGGAGATGATCTCCGAGCTTCGCCAGCAGAAGTTCTACTTGGAGTCGCAGGCTGGCAAACTGGAGGCCCAGAACGCCAAACTGGAGGAGCATCTGGAGAAAATGAGTCAGCAGGAACAGAGCAATAAGAGCCGAGTGCTGGAGCTGGAAACGAGGCTCCGAGAG ATTGGCCTGGAGCACgaggagcagaagctggagATCAAGCGTCAGGTCACAGAGGTGACGCTGTCGCTCCAGGAGCGCGAGTCCCAGATCAGCAACCTGCAGGCAGCTCGCCACGCTCTGGAGAGCCAGCTGCAGCGGGCCAAGACCGAGCTGGAGGAAACCACAgcagaggctgaggaggagatcACCGTGCTCCGA GCACACAGAGATGAGATCCAGCGCAAGTACGATGCCCTGAGAGACAGCTGCGCG GTGATCActgacctggaggagcagctgaccGCGCTGACTCAGGAGAACGCCGAACTGAACCGTCAGAACTTCTACCTGTCAAAGCAGCTGGACGAGGCTTCGGATGAAAGAGAGGACCGGCTGCAGCTGGGCCAGGACGTGGACAGGCTGCGGCGGGAGGTCGCCGACCGGGAAATGCACCTAAACAACCAGAAGCAG AACCTTGAGACACTGAAGACCACATGCACCATGTTGGAGGAGCAAGTTCTGGAGTTGGAGACGCTGAAcgatgagctgctggagaaggagaggcaGTGGGAGGCCTGGAGGGTGACGCTGGAGGATGAGAAGAGCCAGGCTGAGAGGAGGACCAGGGAGGTCCAGAGGCTGCTGGACACAGAGAAACAAAGCAG ACTTCGGGCGGAGCAGCGCAGTTCTGAGTCACGTCAGGCTGTGGAACAGGCCGTTAAAGAGCACAAGACTGAGATCCTGGCCCTGCAGCAGGCCCTCAAGGACCAGAAGCTTAAAGCTGAGAGCCTCGCCGACACC CTGAACGATCTGGAGAAGAAGCACGCCATGCTGGAGATGAACGCTCGCAGTCTGCAGCAAAAGCTTGAGAGCGAGAGGGACCTGAAGCAGAGGCTGCTGGAAGAG caagagaagctgcagcagcagatggatgcCCAGAAGACGCACATCTTCCGTCTGACCCAGGGGCTGCAGGACGCTCTGGATCAGACTGACCTGCTGAAGACGGAAAGAACGGACCTGGAATATCAGCTGGAGAACATCCAG CTCCACCTGCAGGCTGTGTACTCCCATGAGAAGGTGAAAATGGAGGGGACCATCACCCAGCAGACCAAGCTCATAGACTTCCTACAGTCCCAGGCTCACGGTGgctccaaaaagaaaaag GGTCTGTTTGGGCGACGTCGGGAGGATCTGCTGGCCGCCATGGCTGCACAggcccagggtcagggtcagggtcagggtcagggtcagagccCAGGTCAGGTGTCCCCAGTTCCGCCCATCCAGCCTGTGCCCCTGCAGTACAGCGACATGAAGGCGGCTCTGGACAAAGAACGCGCTCGCTGCTCGGAGCTGGAGGACGCGCTGCAGAAGATGAGAGCGGAGCTGCGATCTCTGAGAGAGGAAG CGCTCCAGTATAAGGACGCCAGTAACCCGACTAACTCGGCCACAGCACGCCAGCAGATGATCATGTCATCCATCAAGTCTCCTGAGCACCAGCAGGGCCCGACCAGCCTGGCCCCCTCCAACTCTGGCCGCCGGAAAGAGGCCGCAACACCCGAAG agaggaggagggtcaCTTTCGAAA AGTACAGCCGTCGCTTGAAGGACAGTCAGAGAGACAGGGAACGAGACAGGGGGGTGCACCAGAACACCGCTCACCGCTTCACGGTGGGGCTCAACATGAGAGCTGCAAAGTGCACCGTGTGCCTGGATACCGTGCACTTTGGTCGCCAAGCCGCCACCTGTCTGG AATGTCACGCTTTGTGTCACCCAAAATGCTCCCCCTGCCTTCCGTCCACGTGCGGGATGTCCAGCGACTGCTCTCTGCATCTGTCCGAGGGTGTGTGTCGGGACAAAATCAGCTCGCCGGGGCAGCAGCTCAAAGAGGCCAGCGGTCACATGCACCTGGAAGGGTGGATGAAGCAGCCCAG AAATGGGAAACGAGGTCAGGGATGGGAACGCAAGTATGTCATCCTAGACGGGACAAAAGTGTCCATCTACGACATTGAACCCAGAGAAG ACTCTGTGAAACCGCTGGAGGAGTTTGAGCTGTGTTTGTCGGACGGTGAGGTGATTGTTCACGGAGCAGTCGGAGCGTCGGAGCTACCCAACACCTCCAAGTCTG AGGTTCCATACGTCCTGAAGCTGGAGTCCCGGTGCCACACCCCCTGCTGGCCCGGACAGTCACTCTACTTCTTGGCTCCCAGTTTCCCAGACAAACAGCGCTGGGTGGCCGTCATGGAATCTGTGGTGGCCGCCGGCAGGGCCTCACGGGAGAAAGCTGAAGCTGACGCA aagctgctgggaaACTCTCTGCTGAAGCTGGAGGGAGACGACAGGCTGGACATTAACTGCACCCTCCCCCTCACGGATCAG ATAGTCCTGGTGGGCTCCGAGGAGGGTCTGTACGCTCTAAACGTCATCAAGAACTCTCTGACCCACGTCCCTGGTTTAGGATCCGTCTTTCAGATCCACATCATCAaagagcaggagaagctgctgatgatcGTCG GTGACGAGCGAGCGTTGTGTCTGGTGGAGATTAAGAGGGTGAAGCAGACCCTGGCGCAGTCCCACCTGCCCAGCCAGTCGGAGCTGGCCCCCTACATCTTTGAGACGGTGAAAGGCTGCCATCTGTTTGCTGCTGGAAGA ATTGATAACGGGCCGTGCATATGCGCGGCCATGCCTAACAAGATAACCATCCTGCGCTACAACGACAATCTCAACAAATACTGCATTCGCAAG GAGATTGAAACCCTGGAGCCCTGCAGCTGCATCCACCTGACCAGCTACAGCGTCATCATCGGCACCAACAAGTTCTACGAGATCGAGATGAAGCAGTTTGTGCTGGAGG AGTTCCTGGATAAGAACGACCTGTCGCTGGCCTCGGCCGTGTTCGCCGCGTCCATCCACAGTTTCCCCATCGCCATCATGCAGGTGGCGAGCGTCATGCAGAAGGAGGAgttcctgctctgttttcaCG AGTTCGGAGTGTTTGTGGACGCGTACGGGAGACGGAGCCGCACCGAGGACATCAAGTGGAGCCGTCTGCCGCTGTCCTTCG cctaCAGAGAGCCCTACCTGTTCATCACCTACTTCAACTCTCTGGACGTCATTGAGGTTCAAGGACATGTTTCTCTGGG AGTCACGGTTCTGGCCCACCTGGACATCCCTAACCCTCGGTACCTGGGCCCCGCCATTTCCTCCGGCGCCATTTACCTGGCCTCCTCCTACCAGAACAAACTGAGGGTCATCTGTTGTAAAGGAAGTCTGATCCGAGAGTCCGGAGAACTGCAGAGGACCGGCTCCAGTCGAGG GAGTCCCACCAAGCGCGGCCCCCCCACATACACCGAGCACATCTCCAAGCGGCTGACGTCGGGCCCCGGCAGCCACGACAGCGGGCTGCACCGGGAGCCCAGCACGCCCCACCGTTACCGGGAGGGCCGCACGGAGTTCAGACGGGACAAATCTCCGGCTCGACCGCTGGACAGGGAGAAGTCGCCCGGCAGGATGATCGACAGTCGCAGGGAGAGATCTCCCGGGAGGTTCGGGGACAGCACCCGTCTCCACACCGGGTCCGTCCGAACGCAGCTCGCCCCCGTGAACAAG GTCTGGGATCAGTCATCTGTGTGA
- the LOC130525251 gene encoding citron Rho-interacting kinase isoform X9, protein MSQVEQEISLVQRKMSDLESVLQQKDIELKASETQRTILEQDLATYITECSSLKRSLEQARMEVSQEDDKALQLLHDIREQSNKLQEIKEQEYHAQLEEMRVSIRQLEEDLSAARRRSDLYEAELKESRQTGEELKRKAADYQHRIQKAKEQGKSEAEDMMSKFEQTNAEQQTKIQDLQEKLSKSLKGSAEATDLLQSMKVAKERLERDLERLQNKEDSSDSLRRRLRETEDGRKTLENQVKRLEIVERREIKLKDEIQSKTQQIQQMADKILGLEENLRETQATAQRLETHLKQKEKLYEDKIKVLEAQMKADMADKEMLESSQSKYEEEVREKCSIISEQKATINAMDSKMNSLEQRISELSEANKLAANSSIYTQKNMKAQEEMISELRQQKFYLESQAGKLEAQNAKLEEHLEKMSQQEQSNKSRVLELETRLREIGLEHEEQKLEIKRQVTEVTLSLQERESQISNLQAARHALESQLQRAKTELEETTAEAEEEITVLRAHRDEIQRKYDALRDSCAVITDLEEQLTALTQENAELNRQNFYLSKQLDEASDEREDRLQLGQDVDRLRREVADREMHLNNQKQNLETLKTTCTMLEEQVLELETLNDELLEKERQWEAWRVTLEDEKSQAERRTREVQRLLDTEKQSRLRAEQRSSESRQAVEQAVKEHKTEILALQQALKDQKLKAESLADTLNDLEKKHAMLEMNARSLQQKLESERDLKQRLLEEQEKLQQQMDAQKTHIFRLTQGLQDALDQTDLLKTERTDLEYQLENIQAVYSHEKVKMEGTITQQTKLIDFLQSQAHGGSKKKKGLFGRRREDLLAAMAAQAQGQGQGQGQGQSPGQVSPVPPIQPVPLQYSDMKAALDKERARCSELEDALQKMRAELRSLREEALQYKDASNPTNSATARQQMIMSSIKSPEHQQGPTSLAPSNSGRRKEAATPEEYSRRLKDSQRDRERDRGVHQNTAHRFTVGLNMRAAKCTVCLDTVHFGRQAATCLECHALCHPKCSPCLPSTCGMSSDCSLHLSEGVCRDKISSPGQQLKEASGHMHLEGWMKQPRNGKRGQGWERKYVILDGTKVSIYDIEPREDSVKPLEEFELCLSDGEVIVHGAVGASELPNTSKSEVPYVLKLESRCHTPCWPGQSLYFLAPSFPDKQRWVAVMESVVAAGRASREKAEADAAAVSKRQMVLSPLVQKLLGNSLLKLEGDDRLDINCTLPLTDQIVLVGSEEGLYALNVIKNSLTHVPGLGSVFQIHIIKEQEKLLMIVGDERALCLVEIKRVKQTLAQSHLPSQSELAPYIFETVKGCHLFAAGRIDNGPCICAAMPNKITILRYNDNLNKYCIRKEIETLEPCSCIHLTSYSVIIGTNKFYEIEMKQFVLEEFLDKNDLSLASAVFAASIHSFPIAIMQVASVMQKEEFLLCFHEFGVFVDAYGRRSRTEDIKWSRLPLSFAYREPYLFITYFNSLDVIEVQGHVSLGVTVLAHLDIPNPRYLGPAISSGAIYLASSYQNKLRVICCKGSLIRESGELQRTGSSRGSPTKRGPPTYTEHISKRLTSGPGSHDSGLHREPSTPHRYREGRTEFRRDKSPARPLDREKSPGRMIDSRRERSPGRFGDSTRLHTGSVRTQLAPVNKVWDQSSV, encoded by the exons ATGTCACAG GTCGAGCAGGAAATCTCTCTTGTCCAGAGGAAGATGTCTGACCTCGAGTCAGTGTTGCAACAGAAGGACATTGAGCTGAAGGCCTCCGAGACCCAGCGGACCATCCTGGAACAAGACCTGGCCACCTACATCACAGAATGTAGT AGTCTGAAGCGCAGCTTGGAGCAGGCCCGGATGGAGGTTTCACAGGAAGATGATAAAGCGCTGCAACTGCTGCACGACATCCGGGAGCAGagcaacaagctgcaggagatcAAAGAGCAG GAGTACCatgcacagctggaggagatgcgGGTGTCcatcaggcagctggaggaggacctgtCTGCTGCTCGCCGCCGTAGCGACCTGTACGAGGCTGAGCTGAAGGAGTCTCGACAGACTGGCGAGGAGCTGAAGAGGAAGGCTGCAGATTACCAGCACAGGATACAGAAG GCCAAAGAACAAGGAAAATCAGAAGCAGAAGACATGATGTCCAAGTTCGAGCAG ACTAATGCTGAGCAGCAGACAAAGATCCAGGATCTCCAAGAAAAGCTTAGCAAG TCACTAAAGGGAAGCGCAGAGGCGACAGACCTCCTTCAGAGTATGAAGGTGGCTAAAGAGCGTCTGGAGCGAGATCTGGAGCGGCTACAGAACAAGGAGGACTCCAGCGACAGTCTGCGCAGGCGCCTCCGGGAGACTGAG GATGGCAGGAAGACTCTGGAGAACCAGGTGAAAAGGTTGGAGATTGTAGAGCGCCGGGAGATTAAACTGAAAGACGAGATCCAGAGCAAGacccagcagatccagcagatggCCGATAAGATCCTG GGGCTGGAAGAAAATCTGCGAGAGACCCAAGCTACAGCGCAGCGCTTGGAGACTCACCTGAAGCAGAAGGAGAAGCTCTACGAAGACAAGATAAAG GTGCTGGAGGCCCAGATGAAGGCGGATATGGCCGATAAAGAGATGCTGGAGTCCAGTCAGAGCAAATATGAGGAGGAGGTGCGGGAGAAGTGCAGCATCATCAGCGAGCAGAAGGCG ACCATAAATGCTATGGACTCAAAGATGAACAGTCTAGAACAGAGAATTTCTGAGCTGTCAGAGGCCAACAAGCTTgcagccaacagcagcatctACACCCAGAAGAACAT GAAAGCCCAAGAGGAGATGATCTCCGAGCTTCGCCAGCAGAAGTTCTACTTGGAGTCGCAGGCTGGCAAACTGGAGGCCCAGAACGCCAAACTGGAGGAGCATCTGGAGAAAATGAGTCAGCAGGAACAGAGCAATAAGAGCCGAGTGCTGGAGCTGGAAACGAGGCTCCGAGAG ATTGGCCTGGAGCACgaggagcagaagctggagATCAAGCGTCAGGTCACAGAGGTGACGCTGTCGCTCCAGGAGCGCGAGTCCCAGATCAGCAACCTGCAGGCAGCTCGCCACGCTCTGGAGAGCCAGCTGCAGCGGGCCAAGACCGAGCTGGAGGAAACCACAgcagaggctgaggaggagatcACCGTGCTCCGA GCACACAGAGATGAGATCCAGCGCAAGTACGATGCCCTGAGAGACAGCTGCGCG GTGATCActgacctggaggagcagctgaccGCGCTGACTCAGGAGAACGCCGAACTGAACCGTCAGAACTTCTACCTGTCAAAGCAGCTGGACGAGGCTTCGGATGAAAGAGAGGACCGGCTGCAGCTGGGCCAGGACGTGGACAGGCTGCGGCGGGAGGTCGCCGACCGGGAAATGCACCTAAACAACCAGAAGCAG AACCTTGAGACACTGAAGACCACATGCACCATGTTGGAGGAGCAAGTTCTGGAGTTGGAGACGCTGAAcgatgagctgctggagaaggagaggcaGTGGGAGGCCTGGAGGGTGACGCTGGAGGATGAGAAGAGCCAGGCTGAGAGGAGGACCAGGGAGGTCCAGAGGCTGCTGGACACAGAGAAACAAAGCAG ACTTCGGGCGGAGCAGCGCAGTTCTGAGTCACGTCAGGCTGTGGAACAGGCCGTTAAAGAGCACAAGACTGAGATCCTGGCCCTGCAGCAGGCCCTCAAGGACCAGAAGCTTAAAGCTGAGAGCCTCGCCGACACC CTGAACGATCTGGAGAAGAAGCACGCCATGCTGGAGATGAACGCTCGCAGTCTGCAGCAAAAGCTTGAGAGCGAGAGGGACCTGAAGCAGAGGCTGCTGGAAGAG caagagaagctgcagcagcagatggatgcCCAGAAGACGCACATCTTCCGTCTGACCCAGGGGCTGCAGGACGCTCTGGATCAGACTGACCTGCTGAAGACGGAAAGAACGGACCTGGAATATCAGCTGGAGAACATCCAG GCTGTGTACTCCCATGAGAAGGTGAAAATGGAGGGGACCATCACCCAGCAGACCAAGCTCATAGACTTCCTACAGTCCCAGGCTCACGGTGgctccaaaaagaaaaag GGTCTGTTTGGGCGACGTCGGGAGGATCTGCTGGCCGCCATGGCTGCACAggcccagggtcagggtcagggtcagggtcagggtcagagccCAGGTCAGGTGTCCCCAGTTCCGCCCATCCAGCCTGTGCCCCTGCAGTACAGCGACATGAAGGCGGCTCTGGACAAAGAACGCGCTCGCTGCTCGGAGCTGGAGGACGCGCTGCAGAAGATGAGAGCGGAGCTGCGATCTCTGAGAGAGGAAG CGCTCCAGTATAAGGACGCCAGTAACCCGACTAACTCGGCCACAGCACGCCAGCAGATGATCATGTCATCCATCAAGTCTCCTGAGCACCAGCAGGGCCCGACCAGCCTGGCCCCCTCCAACTCTGGCCGCCGGAAAGAGGCCGCAACACCCGAAG AGTACAGCCGTCGCTTGAAGGACAGTCAGAGAGACAGGGAACGAGACAGGGGGGTGCACCAGAACACCGCTCACCGCTTCACGGTGGGGCTCAACATGAGAGCTGCAAAGTGCACCGTGTGCCTGGATACCGTGCACTTTGGTCGCCAAGCCGCCACCTGTCTGG AATGTCACGCTTTGTGTCACCCAAAATGCTCCCCCTGCCTTCCGTCCACGTGCGGGATGTCCAGCGACTGCTCTCTGCATCTGTCCGAGGGTGTGTGTCGGGACAAAATCAGCTCGCCGGGGCAGCAGCTCAAAGAGGCCAGCGGTCACATGCACCTGGAAGGGTGGATGAAGCAGCCCAG AAATGGGAAACGAGGTCAGGGATGGGAACGCAAGTATGTCATCCTAGACGGGACAAAAGTGTCCATCTACGACATTGAACCCAGAGAAG ACTCTGTGAAACCGCTGGAGGAGTTTGAGCTGTGTTTGTCGGACGGTGAGGTGATTGTTCACGGAGCAGTCGGAGCGTCGGAGCTACCCAACACCTCCAAGTCTG AGGTTCCATACGTCCTGAAGCTGGAGTCCCGGTGCCACACCCCCTGCTGGCCCGGACAGTCACTCTACTTCTTGGCTCCCAGTTTCCCAGACAAACAGCGCTGGGTGGCCGTCATGGAATCTGTGGTGGCCGCCGGCAGGGCCTCACGGGAGAAAGCTGAAGCTGACGCA GCTGCTGTGTCCAAAAGACAAAtggttctgtctcctctggtccag aagctgctgggaaACTCTCTGCTGAAGCTGGAGGGAGACGACAGGCTGGACATTAACTGCACCCTCCCCCTCACGGATCAG ATAGTCCTGGTGGGCTCCGAGGAGGGTCTGTACGCTCTAAACGTCATCAAGAACTCTCTGACCCACGTCCCTGGTTTAGGATCCGTCTTTCAGATCCACATCATCAaagagcaggagaagctgctgatgatcGTCG GTGACGAGCGAGCGTTGTGTCTGGTGGAGATTAAGAGGGTGAAGCAGACCCTGGCGCAGTCCCACCTGCCCAGCCAGTCGGAGCTGGCCCCCTACATCTTTGAGACGGTGAAAGGCTGCCATCTGTTTGCTGCTGGAAGA ATTGATAACGGGCCGTGCATATGCGCGGCCATGCCTAACAAGATAACCATCCTGCGCTACAACGACAATCTCAACAAATACTGCATTCGCAAG GAGATTGAAACCCTGGAGCCCTGCAGCTGCATCCACCTGACCAGCTACAGCGTCATCATCGGCACCAACAAGTTCTACGAGATCGAGATGAAGCAGTTTGTGCTGGAGG AGTTCCTGGATAAGAACGACCTGTCGCTGGCCTCGGCCGTGTTCGCCGCGTCCATCCACAGTTTCCCCATCGCCATCATGCAGGTGGCGAGCGTCATGCAGAAGGAGGAgttcctgctctgttttcaCG AGTTCGGAGTGTTTGTGGACGCGTACGGGAGACGGAGCCGCACCGAGGACATCAAGTGGAGCCGTCTGCCGCTGTCCTTCG cctaCAGAGAGCCCTACCTGTTCATCACCTACTTCAACTCTCTGGACGTCATTGAGGTTCAAGGACATGTTTCTCTGGG AGTCACGGTTCTGGCCCACCTGGACATCCCTAACCCTCGGTACCTGGGCCCCGCCATTTCCTCCGGCGCCATTTACCTGGCCTCCTCCTACCAGAACAAACTGAGGGTCATCTGTTGTAAAGGAAGTCTGATCCGAGAGTCCGGAGAACTGCAGAGGACCGGCTCCAGTCGAGG GAGTCCCACCAAGCGCGGCCCCCCCACATACACCGAGCACATCTCCAAGCGGCTGACGTCGGGCCCCGGCAGCCACGACAGCGGGCTGCACCGGGAGCCCAGCACGCCCCACCGTTACCGGGAGGGCCGCACGGAGTTCAGACGGGACAAATCTCCGGCTCGACCGCTGGACAGGGAGAAGTCGCCCGGCAGGATGATCGACAGTCGCAGGGAGAGATCTCCCGGGAGGTTCGGGGACAGCACCCGTCTCCACACCGGGTCCGTCCGAACGCAGCTCGCCCCCGTGAACAAG GTCTGGGATCAGTCATCTGTGTGA